AAAAGGATTTAGAAATGATGTTCAGATTGTTGCTGCTACTTTAAGTTCAGATAGAAATATACAGCCTGATACATTAGCTATATTAGGTGCATCAACAGCATTAGAATTATCAGGAGCTCCATTCCAAGGGCCTATTGGTGCTGTAAGAGTGGCTAAAGTTAATGACAAATTCATTGCAAATCCAACTTACGAAGAAGCAGATTATAGTGCTCTCGATATAGTTATTGCAGGAACAGAAGATTCTGTTTTAATGGTTGAAGCAGGCTGTGATTTCGTACCTGAAGAAGAAATTTTTGCAGCAGTTGAGTTTGCACTTCCTGAAATTAAAAAACAGGTTGAAGCTCAAAGAGCATTTGCAGCTCAATGTGGAGTTACAAAAAAGGAATTTGTTAATCCTCATGACACAACTGAGCTTCATAATCTCGTTGAAGAAGTTGCTGCTCAGCTTATTAATGAGGCATATCATAACTTTGACAGGGATGCCAGAAAAGAAAAACTTAAACAAGCAAAAGAACTTGTAAATGCAAGAATTCAAGAACTTCCTGAAGAAAACTCAATTAAGCAGCTTTTAGCTTCTTCAGAAATTAAGTTTGTTAATGAAGAGTTTAAAAGTGTTGAAAAGAAAATAATGAGAAACATGGTAATTAACGAGGGTGTCAGGGCTGATGGAAGAAAATACGATGAAATCAGACCTATTACTGTTGAAGTAGGAGTCCTTCCAAGAACTCATGGTTCAGCCGTGTTTACTCGTGGTGCAACCCAGGCTCTATCAGTTGCTACTTTAGGTTCGCCTGGAGAAGCTCAGGAATTAGATGGGCTTTCACCTGAAACAACAAAAAGATATATGCACCATTATAGTTTCCCGGGATATGCAACTGGTGAAGTTAGACCAATGAGAGGCGCTGGCCGACGTGAAATAGGTCACGGTGCATTAGCAGAAAGAGCTATTTTACCGGCATTACCGTCTAAAGATATATTCCCATATACACTTAGAGTTAATTCAGACATACTTGAATCCAACGGATCAAGCAGTATGGCAAGTACCTGCGGAAGCTGTCTTGCTCTTATGGATGCAGGTGTTCCTATTACTACAGTTGTTGGTGGTGTTGCAATGGGACTCGTTAAAGAGGGTGATAAAACAGCAATTCTTACTGATATTCAAGGGCTTGAAGATTTCCTTGGTGATATGGACTTCAAAGTGACAGGTAATAAAGAAGGTATATCAGCTCTTCAAATGGATATGAAAATTAAAGGCATAGATTTTGAAATCCTTAAGAGAGCTATTAATGATGCAAAAGTTGGAAGAAACTTCATTATAGATAAAATGATAGAAGTTATCCCTGAGCCAAGAAAAGAAATGTCACCATTTGCTCCAAGAATTCACACTATGAAGATAGATGTTGAAAGCATTGGAGCAGTAATTGGGCCTGGTGGTAAAACAATCAGAGGCATCATTGAAGAAACCGGTGTAACCATCGATATTGAAGATGATGGTACTGTACTTATTACCAGTGCAAATGGTCCGGCAACTGAAAAAGCCATTTCTATTATTGGAAACCTTACAAGAAAAATCACTGAAGGCCTTATTGTAAGAGGTAAGGTTGTAAGAACTATACCAATAGGAGCTTTTGTTGAACTTGCGCCAGGCAAGGACGGTATGGTTCATATTTCACAAATTTCAAAAGAAAGAATAGCAAGAGTTGAAGATGCTATTAACGTTGGTGATGAAGTAGTTGTCAAGGTTATGAGCGTTGATGAAAAAGGAAGAGTTAATCTTACAATAAAAG
This DNA window, taken from Candidatus Melainabacteria bacterium RIFOXYA2_FULL_32_9, encodes the following:
- a CDS encoding polyribonucleotide nucleotidyltransferase; amino-acid sequence: MDSIQKYTLKIGERTVEFETGRLAKQAAGSVTISCEGTVLLVSVTVNEEPRPGIDFFPLLVDYEEKMYSVGKIPGGFLRKEGRPSDKAILTSRLIDRPIRPLFPKGFRNDVQIVAATLSSDRNIQPDTLAILGASTALELSGAPFQGPIGAVRVAKVNDKFIANPTYEEADYSALDIVIAGTEDSVLMVEAGCDFVPEEEIFAAVEFALPEIKKQVEAQRAFAAQCGVTKKEFVNPHDTTELHNLVEEVAAQLINEAYHNFDRDARKEKLKQAKELVNARIQELPEENSIKQLLASSEIKFVNEEFKSVEKKIMRNMVINEGVRADGRKYDEIRPITVEVGVLPRTHGSAVFTRGATQALSVATLGSPGEAQELDGLSPETTKRYMHHYSFPGYATGEVRPMRGAGRREIGHGALAERAILPALPSKDIFPYTLRVNSDILESNGSSSMASTCGSCLALMDAGVPITTVVGGVAMGLVKEGDKTAILTDIQGLEDFLGDMDFKVTGNKEGISALQMDMKIKGIDFEILKRAINDAKVGRNFIIDKMIEVIPEPRKEMSPFAPRIHTMKIDVESIGAVIGPGGKTIRGIIEETGVTIDIEDDGTVLITSANGPATEKAISIIGNLTRKITEGLIVRGKVVRTIPIGAFVELAPGKDGMVHISQISKERIARVEDAINVGDEVVVKVMSVDEKGRVNLTIKGVTEEEKAHLIKG